The Cellulomonas fulva genome includes a window with the following:
- a CDS encoding YciI family protein has translation MTRYAIYFHQQWVGDHSAEWFRSRVEPSTAVVRDMEAAGVLVFAGGLEEDLADAFSVDATSGTVSITDGPYTESTEYLGGITVIDVPDLETAKMWAARVAEGCGWPQEVRVIV, from the coding sequence ATGACCCGGTACGCGATCTACTTCCACCAGCAGTGGGTCGGCGACCACTCTGCCGAGTGGTTCCGGTCCCGCGTCGAGCCGAGCACCGCGGTGGTCCGCGACATGGAGGCGGCCGGCGTCCTCGTCTTCGCCGGTGGGCTCGAGGAGGACCTCGCCGACGCGTTCAGCGTCGACGCGACCAGCGGCACCGTGTCGATCACGGACGGTCCCTACACCGAGAGCACCGAGTACCTGGGCGGGATCACCGTGATCGACGTACCCGACCTGGAGACGGCCAAGATGTGGGCGGCCCGGGTCGCCGAGGGGTGCGGCTGGCCGCAGGAGGTCCGGGTCATCGTGTAG